A single Bacillus sp. OxB-1 DNA region contains:
- a CDS encoding hemolysin family protein, with protein sequence MFIALGFFLFLSFFLSGSETALTAVNRMKVQFRADQGDKQAIRLQRLISKPDRMITAILIGNNIANIMMPTIVTMIAIDKGANVGIWTGVLTVILIVFGEVLPKTIAATFADRVAYVVAPTISLIVKVMTPITALLSMFTNLFIRIISKGTVTEATLTKEDLRSLVDIASIEGTFEQDESLRLKGVLDFPEKDVSDVLETHRTDIVGLSIDSTYEEVRDTILEHSYTRYPVYEESMDAIVGVFYSKMIISWSLEPDRKLGELIDRDPLYVVQSSSVERVFKLMLSKKKHMAIVLDEYGGTLGIVTQEDIIEEMIGQDIEDETDQEEEELVYEKTDTMLICHGRLEIVDAMELMDIELPTDNETLGGFVLQELGHLPEPGERFTYENLRFEIEEMDRSRILRMKITIKEEDNETPAT encoded by the coding sequence TTGTTTATCGCGCTCGGATTCTTTTTATTCTTGTCGTTTTTCCTGTCGGGAAGTGAAACGGCCCTAACCGCTGTAAATCGAATGAAAGTCCAGTTCCGGGCGGATCAGGGGGACAAGCAAGCGATCCGTCTGCAACGACTCATTTCAAAACCGGATCGCATGATCACTGCGATTTTGATCGGGAATAATATTGCCAATATTATGATGCCGACTATCGTCACGATGATTGCCATCGACAAAGGGGCCAATGTTGGAATATGGACCGGGGTGCTGACTGTCATTTTGATCGTTTTCGGAGAGGTGTTGCCAAAGACCATCGCCGCGACGTTTGCGGATCGTGTCGCGTATGTCGTGGCGCCGACCATCAGTCTTATCGTTAAAGTCATGACTCCGATCACCGCCTTGCTGTCCATGTTCACCAATCTTTTCATCCGCATCATTTCGAAAGGTACAGTGACGGAGGCGACGTTGACAAAAGAGGATCTTCGTTCGTTAGTGGATATCGCTTCCATCGAAGGGACGTTCGAACAAGATGAATCCCTTCGCTTGAAAGGGGTGCTCGATTTCCCGGAGAAAGACGTGTCAGACGTATTGGAGACACATCGGACGGATATCGTCGGCCTGTCGATTGACTCCACTTACGAGGAAGTGCGGGATACGATCTTGGAACATTCATATACCCGCTATCCCGTGTATGAGGAAAGCATGGATGCGATTGTCGGGGTCTTTTATTCTAAAATGATTATTAGCTGGTCATTGGAGCCGGACCGGAAGCTAGGGGAACTGATCGACCGAGATCCGCTTTATGTCGTCCAATCTTCCAGTGTCGAACGTGTTTTCAAGTTGATGCTCTCGAAGAAAAAGCATATGGCGATCGTGTTGGACGAGTATGGCGGGACGCTCGGCATCGTGACGCAAGAGGATATCATCGAGGAAATGATCGGACAAGACATCGAGGATGAGACGGACCAGGAAGAGGAAGAGCTGGTCTATGAAAAGACGGACACGATGCTCATCTGCCACGGGCGGCTGGAAATCGTCGATGCGATGGAACTGATGGATATTGAACTGCCTACCGATAATGAAACTTTGGGCGGATTTGTCCTGCAAGAGCTCGGCCATCTTCCCGAGCCGGGGGAACGCTTTACGTATGAAAATCTGCGCTTTGAAATTGAAGAGATGGATCGGAGCCGAATTTTGCGAATGAAGATCACAATCAAGGAAGAGGATAATGAGACGCCGGCCACCTGA
- a CDS encoding RNA polymerase sigma factor: protein MNQNLNELYEEYGRYIYHLCLKLTRNKEEAEDLMQDVWVKVVRYSGRMADVDHMKAWLTTICMNTFRDRYRKDVRRSKHVMNQPETLDVPLLDLVESDGPTPSELVERNDIQVRVQEKISELDHIYKKTIEYFYVYQYSLMEIAEVMKVSIGTVKSRLFRAKKYLKEILMEDNTVRDYVIA from the coding sequence ATGAACCAGAATCTGAACGAACTCTATGAAGAATACGGACGATACATATACCACCTATGCTTGAAACTGACCCGCAACAAAGAGGAAGCCGAAGATCTGATGCAGGATGTCTGGGTGAAAGTCGTCCGCTACAGTGGACGGATGGCGGATGTCGACCATATGAAAGCTTGGTTGACGACAATTTGCATGAACACGTTCCGCGACCGATACCGGAAAGACGTCAGACGCAGCAAACATGTGATGAACCAACCTGAAACACTTGATGTGCCACTGCTGGACTTGGTGGAAAGCGATGGACCGACACCGTCCGAGCTAGTGGAACGAAACGATATCCAAGTGCGGGTGCAAGAGAAAATCAGCGAGCTGGACCATATTTACAAGAAAACGATTGAATACTTCTATGTTTATCAATACTCTTTAATGGAAATTGCGGAAGTGATGAAAGTGTCTATCGGGACTGTGAAATCCAGACTGTTCCGGGCCAAAAAATACTTGAAAGAAATCCTTATGGAAGACAATACAGTCCGCGACTATGTCATCGCGTAA
- a CDS encoding phospholipase D family protein: MTETKRKHLRNYAKPVLIGMLLLYGLLYIGVIVWHTYKPLPDGISYEGDLHFTDDVDMFTDLTYAQNEDGDGMVHELSIFEEVYKMVEEAEEFIVLDFFLLDHHYDEDVDFPKIAQTLTERLVAKKEEHPGVRIVFITDPVNTGYGSYESEWFTKMEKAGIEVVYTDLDPLRDSTPIYSGLYRTLFRWGDLEKKGWIPNAMASEAPKMTLASYMKLLNVKANHRKTFVTEKAALVTSGNPHDASGFHGNVALKVKGAVLNDILEAEEAVLAYTNGGSLPRGDVEEPADGDYAVQYITEKKIFDTLLHDIQMTQSGDTIRMGMFFIAERQLVNALVEAANRGVQVEMILDPNENSFGNEKSGLPNRPVVQEMVEDTDGKLEVRWYNTVIGQYHTKLVVIQTTEETYITNGSANLTERTLDNYNLEGNLRVIAPNDSELAQELDSYFHRLWENEDAMYTVDMEKYQNEFTFLQRGIYSLQSWLKLTTY; the protein is encoded by the coding sequence ATGACAGAGACAAAGAGGAAGCATCTTCGGAATTATGCAAAGCCGGTCCTGATTGGAATGTTGCTGCTCTATGGGTTGCTCTATATCGGGGTCATCGTATGGCATACATATAAACCGCTGCCGGATGGAATTTCCTATGAAGGGGATTTACATTTCACGGACGACGTGGACATGTTCACGGACCTGACGTACGCCCAGAACGAGGATGGGGACGGGATGGTGCATGAGCTGTCGATTTTTGAAGAAGTGTATAAGATGGTGGAGGAGGCGGAGGAATTCATTGTCCTCGATTTTTTCCTTCTCGACCATCATTATGATGAAGACGTGGACTTTCCGAAAATTGCACAGACGTTGACAGAGCGTCTGGTCGCCAAAAAGGAAGAGCATCCGGGGGTCCGAATTGTGTTCATCACCGACCCGGTCAATACGGGGTACGGTTCGTATGAATCGGAATGGTTCACCAAAATGGAGAAGGCCGGAATCGAAGTTGTCTATACCGACTTGGATCCACTTCGGGATTCGACTCCGATCTACTCGGGATTATACAGGACCCTATTCCGATGGGGGGATCTCGAGAAGAAGGGGTGGATTCCGAACGCGATGGCAAGCGAGGCGCCTAAGATGACGCTGGCCTCCTACATGAAATTGCTGAATGTGAAGGCGAATCACCGGAAGACGTTCGTCACGGAAAAAGCGGCTTTGGTCACCTCCGGCAATCCGCATGATGCGAGCGGTTTCCATGGCAATGTCGCATTGAAGGTGAAGGGCGCCGTCTTGAATGATATTTTGGAGGCGGAGGAGGCTGTTCTTGCCTATACGAACGGGGGTTCATTGCCGAGGGGGGATGTCGAAGAGCCGGCAGACGGAGACTATGCAGTGCAATACATTACCGAGAAAAAGATTTTTGATACGCTGCTTCATGATATTCAGATGACGCAATCCGGGGATACGATCCGGATGGGGATGTTTTTCATCGCCGAACGGCAGCTTGTCAATGCGCTGGTTGAAGCGGCGAATCGCGGGGTGCAAGTGGAGATGATTTTGGATCCGAACGAAAACTCTTTCGGAAATGAAAAATCCGGTCTGCCGAATCGTCCCGTCGTGCAAGAGATGGTGGAAGACACGGATGGAAAGCTGGAAGTTCGCTGGTATAACACGGTGATCGGTCAATATCATACGAAATTGGTCGTCATTCAGACTACTGAGGAAACATACATTACGAACGGTTCTGCGAATCTGACGGAACGCACTTTGGATAACTATAATTTGGAGGGGAACTTGCGGGTGATTGCCCCGAATGACAGTGAATTGGCCCAAGAGCTGGACTCCTATTTTCATAGGCTGTGGGAGAACGAGGATGCGATGTATACGGTGGATATGGAAAAATATCAGAATGAATTCACGTTTCTCCAACGGGGCATCTATTCATTGCAAAGTTGGCTGAAGTTGACGACCTATTGA